A part of Synergistaceae bacterium genomic DNA contains:
- the tuf gene encoding elongation factor Tu has translation MAKEKFERTKPHINIGTIGHIDHGKTTLTAAITKCLSTSDFAQFTAYDMIDKALEERERGITINISHVEYETESRHYAHIDCPGHADYIKNMITGAAQMDGAILVVSAADGPMPQTREHVLLARQVNVPALVVFMNKTDQVDDPELLDLVEMEVRELLSKYEFPGDDVPVIRGSALKVMEEGDGTREDPISKCVWDLMDACDSYIPEPVREVDKPFLMPIEDVFTITGRGTVVTGRVERGVIKSGEEVAIVGMKRDVTKTVATSLEMFRKILDSAMAGDNVGVLLRGIDKEDVERGQVLAKPNSTQSHTRFKAEVYVLKKEEGGRHTPFFAGYKPQFYFR, from the coding sequence ATGGCAAAGGAGAAATTTGAGAGGACCAAGCCGCACATCAACATAGGCACGATAGGTCACATCGACCACGGCAAGACGACGCTCACCGCCGCTATCACCAAGTGTCTGTCGACGTCGGACTTCGCCCAGTTCACGGCCTACGACATGATCGACAAGGCACTCGAGGAGCGTGAGCGCGGCATCACCATCAACATCTCTCACGTCGAGTACGAGACGGAGAGCCGTCACTACGCCCACATCGACTGTCCCGGTCACGCCGACTACATCAAGAACATGATCACCGGCGCTGCCCAGATGGACGGTGCTATTCTCGTCGTCAGCGCCGCCGACGGCCCCATGCCCCAGACCCGGGAGCACGTCCTTCTCGCTCGCCAGGTCAACGTGCCGGCCCTCGTGGTCTTCATGAACAAGACCGACCAGGTCGACGACCCCGAGCTTCTCGACCTTGTCGAGATGGAGGTCAGGGAGCTTCTGAGCAAGTACGAGTTTCCCGGCGACGACGTACCGGTCATCCGCGGCTCCGCCCTCAAGGTCATGGAGGAGGGCGACGGCACCCGCGAGGACCCGATCAGCAAGTGCGTGTGGGATCTCATGGACGCTTGCGACTCCTACATTCCGGAGCCTGTTCGCGAGGTTGACAAGCCCTTCCTCATGCCGATCGAGGACGTCTTCACCATCACCGGCCGCGGTACAGTTGTTACAGGCAGGGTCGAGCGCGGTGTCATCAAGAGCGGCGAGGAGGTTGCCATAGTCGGCATGAAGCGGGACGTCACCAAGACCGTAGCGACCTCTCTTGAGATGTTCAGGAAGATTCTTGACAGCGCCATGGCCGGTGACAACGTCGGCGTGTTGCTCAGGGGCATAGACAAGGAGGACGTCGAGCGCGGTCAGGTATTGGCCAAGCCCAACTCCACCCAGTCCCACACCAGGTTCAAGGCGGAGGTCTACGTGTTGAAGAAGGAGGAGGGCGGTCGTCACACCCCGTTCTTCGCCGGCTACAAGCCTCAGTTCTACTTCCG